A single window of Anaerocolumna chitinilytica DNA harbors:
- a CDS encoding single-stranded DNA-binding protein: MTDKVFDNNQVSIAGEVMSDFEFSHDVFGEGFYVLDVQVSRLSNSYDIIPIMISERLIDVKADFKGKYVEVNGQFRSYNRHEDNKNRLVLSVFAREIKISEEDTEGIRPNFIFLDGFVCKQPIYRKTPLGREIADILLAVNRPYGKSDYIPCICWGRNARFAENFTVGGHIQVWGRIQSREYQKKLNESDFEKRIAYEVSVSKLEYLDEY, translated from the coding sequence ATGACAGATAAAGTATTTGATAACAATCAAGTAAGCATTGCAGGCGAGGTAATGAGTGATTTTGAATTCAGTCACGATGTGTTTGGGGAAGGCTTTTATGTCCTGGATGTGCAGGTAAGCCGGTTAAGTAATTCCTATGATATCATTCCTATTATGATATCGGAGAGATTAATCGATGTAAAAGCAGATTTTAAGGGCAAGTATGTTGAGGTGAATGGGCAGTTCCGTTCCTATAACCGCCATGAGGACAACAAGAACAGATTAGTTTTATCCGTATTTGCCAGAGAAATCAAAATAAGTGAAGAGGATACGGAAGGTATACGCCCTAATTTCATATTCCTGGACGGTTTCGTCTGCAAGCAACCTATTTATCGAAAAACTCCCTTAGGCAGAGAAATAGCAGATATATTACTTGCAGTAAACAGACCTTATGGAAAATCCGATTACATACCCTGTATCTGTTGGGGAAGAAATGCAAGATTTGCAGAGAACTTCACTGTTGGAGGACACATTCAGGTGTGGGGAAGAATTCAGAGCAGAGAATATCAGAAAAAATTAAATGAAAGTGATTTCGAGAAGCGTATTGCTTATGAGGTATCCGTAAGCAAGTTAGAATATCTGGATGAATATTAA
- the sugE gene encoding quaternary ammonium compound efflux SMR transporter SugE, producing the protein MKWFYLVIAGICEVWWAVGLKYSHGFTRLVPSFLTIAGMAASFYFLSLALKSLPLGTAYAIWTGIGTIGTAILGIILFKEPVDILRILCMGFILTGIIGLKLVSSH; encoded by the coding sequence ATGAAATGGTTCTACTTAGTTATTGCGGGCATTTGTGAGGTATGGTGGGCTGTGGGGTTAAAATATTCTCACGGGTTTACAAGACTTGTCCCTAGTTTTTTGACAATAGCCGGTATGGCGGCAAGCTTTTATTTTCTTTCCCTGGCTCTAAAAAGCCTTCCCTTGGGAACTGCCTACGCCATATGGACGGGGATTGGCACAATCGGAACTGCAATTCTTGGAATTATACTGTTTAAAGAACCGGTTGATATACTTAGGATATTATGTATGGGCTTCATTTTGACTGGAATTATCGGTTTAAAACTGGTCTCTTCCCATTAA
- the dapA gene encoding 4-hydroxy-tetrahydrodipicolinate synthase, giving the protein MAIFKGAGVAIVTPFDEKLNVNYEKLGELIDYQIENSTDSIIICGTTGESSTLTEKEHMECIRYTVDKVAGRVPVIAGTGSNCTQTAIELSDDARRAGADGLLLVTPYYNKATQKGLVQHFTMIAKAVDLPIILYNVPGRTGCNLMPSTVAELFQNVDNIVGIKEASGNISQVVELMHRTKGEIDLYSGNDDQVVPLLSLGGIGVISVLSNILPRQTHDIVADFLKGDIKKSLETQLKLIPLIEALFCEVNPIPVKKALNLMGFQVGSLRSPLTEMEEANAERLMKAMKDCGIAVV; this is encoded by the coding sequence ATGGCAATATTTAAAGGAGCAGGAGTTGCAATTGTAACCCCTTTTGATGAGAAATTGAATGTGAACTATGAAAAACTGGGAGAATTGATTGATTACCAGATTGAAAACAGTACGGACAGTATTATCATTTGCGGTACAACCGGTGAATCCTCTACTCTCACTGAAAAAGAGCATATGGAATGTATCCGTTATACAGTGGACAAGGTAGCAGGAAGAGTGCCGGTAATAGCGGGTACCGGCTCTAACTGTACACAAACAGCCATAGAGCTTTCAGATGATGCAAGGCGGGCAGGGGCAGACGGGCTTCTCTTAGTGACACCTTACTATAATAAAGCAACACAAAAAGGGCTGGTGCAACACTTTACTATGATAGCAAAGGCAGTGGATCTGCCTATCATTCTTTATAATGTCCCCGGCAGAACAGGCTGTAATCTTATGCCCTCTACGGTGGCAGAGCTTTTTCAAAATGTGGATAACATTGTAGGAATTAAGGAAGCCAGTGGAAATATCTCACAGGTTGTGGAATTGATGCATCGTACAAAGGGAGAGATTGATCTTTATTCAGGAAATGACGACCAGGTAGTACCCTTGCTGTCCTTAGGAGGAATTGGCGTTATCTCGGTGCTTTCCAATATACTCCCAAGACAGACTCACGATATTGTAGCAGACTTCCTAAAAGGTGATATCAAAAAAAGTCTGGAAACACAGTTAAAGCTGATACCTTTAATTGAAGCACTCTTTTGTGAAGTGAATCCAATTCCGGTAAAGAAAGCATTGAATCTGATGGGCTTTCAGGTAGGCAGCCTCAGAAGTCCGTTAACTGAGATGGAAGAAGCCAACGCAGAAAGGCTGATGAAGGCTATGAAGGATTGCGGTATTGCAGTAGTGTAA
- the dapB gene encoding 4-hydroxy-tetrahydrodipicolinate reductase produces the protein MVRIILRGCNGRMGQEITKLAKSDEETEIIAGVDVSNRFENAYPVYDTFSKLKEKGDVIIDFSSPNGLQEMLDYSISTGTPIILCSTGLSEENIQAVKQTAEKVAVLRSANMSLGVNTMIKLIKEAARVLSNGGFDIEIVEKHHNQKVDAPSGTALLLADSMNEELGGDYDYVYDRTDVREKRGVNEIGIAAVRGGSIVGDHEVIFAGLDEVVEVKHIAYSRAIFAKGALSAAKFIKGQNPGLYSMQDVIGTNER, from the coding sequence ATGGTTCGTATAATATTACGCGGCTGTAACGGCCGTATGGGTCAGGAAATTACCAAGCTTGCAAAAAGCGACGAAGAGACCGAGATTATCGCGGGAGTGGATGTAAGCAATCGTTTTGAAAATGCTTATCCCGTTTATGATACCTTTTCGAAGTTAAAGGAAAAAGGGGACGTAATCATAGATTTCTCTTCTCCAAATGGTTTACAGGAAATGTTAGATTATAGTATTAGTACCGGTACTCCGATTATCCTTTGCTCAACCGGGCTTTCGGAAGAAAATATCCAGGCGGTAAAACAAACGGCAGAGAAAGTGGCAGTTCTTCGTTCTGCAAATATGTCTTTGGGTGTTAATACGATGATTAAATTAATCAAAGAGGCGGCAAGGGTACTTAGTAACGGAGGTTTTGATATTGAAATCGTAGAAAAGCATCATAATCAGAAGGTGGATGCTCCTTCTGGAACAGCACTCCTGCTGGCTGATTCTATGAATGAGGAATTGGGCGGGGATTACGATTATGTTTACGACCGTACGGATGTCAGAGAAAAACGCGGGGTGAATGAAATCGGTATTGCTGCAGTCAGAGGAGGAAGTATCGTAGGAGATCATGAGGTAATATTTGCAGGACTGGATGAAGTGGTTGAGGTTAAGCATATTGCTTATTCCAGAGCAATTTTTGCAAAAGGAGCTTTGTCAGCGGCGAAGTTTATTAAAGGACAGAACCCTGGGCTTTATAGTATGCAGGATGTTATCGGTACAAACGAAAGATAA
- a CDS encoding putative holin-like toxin, producing the protein MVTYDSLFLMLQFGMLLIAIFGLMQNKSNRKKH; encoded by the coding sequence ATGGTTACTTATGATTCCCTGTTTTTGATGCTTCAATTTGGTATGTTACTTATTGCAATATTCGGTCTAATGCAAAACAAAAGCAATCGAAAAAAACACTAG
- a CDS encoding ABC transporter ATP-binding protein translates to MIEVKHLVKKYGEHLAVDDLSFTLEKGQILGFLGPNGAGKSTTMNILTGYISATEGTVSINGHDIFDEPEEAKKCIGYLPELPPLYQDMTVREYLNFVADIKFVKRNEKRKMIDRIMRMTKITDVSERLIKQLSKGYKQRVGLAQAIVGFPEVIILDEPTVGLDPMQIIEIRDLIKELSKSHTIILSSHILSEVSAICDKIMIINKGRLVVSDSPDNLSQHIGGSKGLHLEVKGETETVKKALEGIEGITKLEFEKNSKGGIVKLSAYSTEESDIREAVFYALSDARCPIYDMHSTKMSLESIFLELTQDNKNSNTTKNSNRLFRKNKQKNEEVYAAGANNQESEHKEEN, encoded by the coding sequence TTGATTGAAGTTAAACATCTGGTAAAAAAGTATGGGGAACATCTTGCGGTAGATGACTTAAGCTTTACTCTTGAAAAAGGGCAGATATTAGGATTCCTTGGACCTAACGGTGCAGGAAAATCTACTACCATGAATATTCTCACAGGGTATATATCAGCTACCGAAGGAACTGTTTCTATTAACGGACACGATATTTTCGATGAACCGGAGGAAGCTAAAAAATGTATTGGTTATCTCCCGGAACTTCCGCCGCTATATCAGGACATGACGGTAAGGGAGTATTTAAACTTTGTAGCGGATATCAAATTCGTGAAAAGAAATGAAAAGAGAAAAATGATTGACAGAATTATGAGGATGACGAAGATCACAGATGTATCCGAACGTCTGATTAAACAACTGTCAAAAGGATATAAACAAAGAGTGGGGCTTGCCCAGGCTATCGTAGGTTTTCCTGAGGTAATTATCTTAGACGAGCCTACCGTAGGTCTTGACCCTATGCAGATTATCGAAATCAGAGACCTTATTAAGGAACTTAGCAAGAGTCATACCATTATACTTAGCTCTCATATTCTTTCTGAAGTAAGTGCAATCTGTGATAAGATTATGATTATCAATAAGGGCAGGCTGGTAGTATCTGATTCACCGGATAATCTTTCACAGCATATTGGTGGCTCCAAAGGACTTCATCTGGAAGTTAAAGGTGAAACTGAGACGGTTAAAAAAGCTCTTGAAGGGATTGAAGGTATTACAAAACTGGAATTCGAAAAGAATAGTAAGGGCGGTATTGTGAAATTATCTGCTTACAGTACCGAAGAAAGCGATATCAGAGAAGCTGTATTCTATGCCTTAAGTGATGCAAGATGTCCTATATATGATATGCATTCCACGAAGATGTCTCTGGAAAGCATATTCCTGGAATTGACACAGGATAACAAGAATTCAAATACAACTAAGAATTCAAACAGACTTTTCCGTAAGAATAAACAAAAGAATGAAGAGGTTTATGCTGCGGGAGCTAATAATCAGGAATCTGAACATAAGGAGGAGAATTAG
- a CDS encoding ABC transporter permease, giving the protein MLAIFKKELKSYFTSMTGYVFIAFFLIIVGIYFAVYNLLNRVANFEYVLSGVSFIFVLLVPILTMRLMAEDKKQKTDQLLFTSPVSIGKIISGKYFAVLTVFLIAMVVICFYPLILLQFGSVPLKTAYGTILGFTLLGAAYISIGLFISSLTESQLVSAVVSFVVILVTALMDSLVSFLPTDNLTCYVIFLVFVILICWILYSMMHNITVSLTVGVIGEAALTAIYVVKPALYDGLLTKVLGWFSVIARFDNFSSGLLDLSSVVYYISIVFIFLFLTVQAIKKHRWN; this is encoded by the coding sequence ATGCTGGCTATTTTTAAGAAAGAACTGAAATCCTATTTTACATCTATGACAGGATATGTGTTTATAGCATTTTTCCTGATTATCGTAGGTATTTATTTTGCGGTATATAACTTGTTAAATCGTGTGGCAAACTTTGAATATGTACTGTCAGGCGTATCCTTTATCTTTGTTCTGCTGGTGCCCATTTTAACAATGAGATTAATGGCAGAAGATAAGAAGCAAAAGACAGATCAGTTGTTATTTACTTCACCGGTTTCTATAGGCAAGATTATATCCGGTAAATATTTCGCAGTACTTACAGTATTTTTAATTGCTATGGTAGTTATTTGCTTCTATCCTCTGATCTTACTGCAATTTGGCAGCGTTCCTTTAAAAACTGCTTACGGTACTATCTTAGGGTTTACTCTATTAGGAGCAGCTTATATCTCCATTGGATTATTCATATCCTCATTAACAGAAAGCCAGCTGGTATCAGCAGTTGTATCCTTCGTAGTTATTCTGGTTACAGCGCTTATGGACAGCCTTGTAAGCTTTCTGCCTACAGATAATTTAACCTGCTATGTGATTTTCCTGGTATTTGTTATCTTAATCTGCTGGATTTTGTACAGTATGATGCACAATATTACAGTTTCACTAACGGTGGGAGTCATCGGAGAAGCAGCTTTGACAGCGATTTATGTTGTAAAGCCGGCATTATATGATGGCCTTCTTACCAAGGTATTGGGTTGGTTTTCTGTTATAGCCAGATTTGATAACTTTTCAAGTGGATTGTTAGATTTATCCTCTGTAGTTTACTATATCAGCATCGTGTTTATTTTCCTGTTCTTAACTGTCCAGGCAATTAAGAAACATAGATGGAATTAA
- a CDS encoding GldG family protein has product MSDLNENKNLDSENVVVETNETEQNYNPETAKTPGTMDKIKASFTSRKFRGGAYATAVSAVVIVIVIILNVIISQLDLKIDVTKDSKYTLTSVTKNYVKGVKDDITIYYLVQTGQENKTTKQIIEQYPQVSKNIKVVYKDPILYPNFASKYVDDKVTNNSVLVVNNTNNRVKYVDSNSMVVSQMDYQTYQSYQTGIDVEGQVTSALQYVTTDNLPVMYAVTGHGETDLSASITTALKKINVTENTLNTITTEKIPEDCSVLLINAPQKDYSADEVKMIKDYLSNGGHAIIYTDYQASSLDNFNGLLEYYGVSTVPGIVVEGDRDHYMGQYINYLVPNIETHDITSSLKTGSTYVVAPQASGLKKSDSARSTIEVSPLLTTSDKAYSKTDVSSTKAEKESKDIDGPFNLGLAVTEKYNDKEAKLIVYGSPVLIDESTVSVSSLGNLDLFLNTVNYVTDKKDTLSVRTVSTEQQYLNVTASKATLWSILIVGVLPILVLCSGGYVVLRRRKK; this is encoded by the coding sequence ATGAGCGATTTAAATGAAAACAAGAACTTAGATTCAGAAAATGTTGTTGTGGAAACAAACGAGACAGAACAGAATTATAATCCCGAAACAGCTAAAACTCCTGGTACGATGGATAAAATCAAAGCATCATTTACATCCAGAAAATTCAGAGGCGGAGCTTATGCAACCGCTGTTTCTGCTGTTGTAATTGTTATCGTAATTATACTGAATGTAATTATATCCCAGCTGGACCTTAAAATTGATGTTACGAAGGATAGTAAATACACATTGACCAGTGTGACAAAGAATTATGTAAAAGGTGTTAAAGACGATATTACAATCTATTACCTGGTACAGACCGGACAGGAGAATAAGACCACAAAGCAGATTATAGAACAGTATCCCCAAGTCTCAAAAAATATAAAAGTGGTATATAAAGACCCTATTCTCTATCCTAATTTTGCTTCAAAATATGTGGATGATAAAGTAACCAATAACAGCGTTTTGGTGGTGAATAATACTAATAACCGTGTGAAATATGTGGATTCTAACAGCATGGTTGTCTCCCAGATGGACTATCAGACCTACCAAAGTTACCAAACCGGTATTGATGTGGAAGGCCAGGTAACTTCCGCCCTTCAGTATGTAACCACTGATAATTTACCTGTTATGTATGCTGTTACAGGTCATGGTGAAACAGATCTTTCCGCTAGCATAACAACAGCCCTTAAAAAGATTAATGTAACTGAAAACACTTTAAATACAATTACAACCGAGAAGATTCCGGAGGACTGTTCCGTACTTTTAATCAATGCTCCTCAGAAGGACTATTCTGCTGATGAAGTTAAGATGATAAAAGATTACCTCTCAAATGGCGGTCATGCTATCATTTACACAGATTATCAGGCAAGCAGTCTTGATAACTTCAATGGACTGTTAGAGTATTATGGAGTAAGTACAGTACCGGGAATTGTAGTAGAAGGCGACAGAGATCATTACATGGGACAATACATCAACTATCTTGTACCTAATATTGAAACCCATGATATTACTTCTTCCTTAAAAACCGGAAGCACCTATGTTGTAGCACCTCAGGCTTCAGGTTTAAAGAAAAGTGATTCTGCAAGAAGTACAATTGAAGTATCACCATTACTTACAACTTCAGACAAGGCATACTCTAAGACCGATGTCAGTTCAACCAAGGCTGAAAAAGAGAGTAAAGATATTGACGGACCTTTTAATCTCGGCCTTGCAGTAACTGAAAAATATAACGATAAGGAAGCAAAACTGATTGTGTACGGTTCACCGGTATTAATTGATGAAAGCACCGTATCCGTTTCTTCCCTTGGAAATCTTGATTTATTCCTAAATACTGTTAACTATGTAACAGATAAGAAGGATACTCTTTCCGTAAGAACTGTAAGTACAGAACAGCAGTATCTGAATGTTACCGCATCAAAGGCAACTCTTTGGAGTATCTTAATTGTCGGTGTATTACCTATTCTGGTTCTTTGTTCAGGAGGTTATGTGGTACTTAGAAGGAGGAAGAAATAA
- a CDS encoding DUF4340 domain-containing protein translates to MAGSKRKKNLGLLLLLVVMILLLGVYFWVAKNNNGKKDAADDTADKNKAIVTMDSASIKTIYFKNKDFEMTMKLNSKGVWEDKDNASFPVNQTYASNMQSLFTTITPTNTLTDDISDLSAFGLDNPAITATATAEDGKEVTITVGNESPLGGEYYAQVKGNKAVYLVNASYYSYFAHTKSEMITVETLPSITAANITGLSVAAKDGKEFDVEYEPDSPYDYSGFSDYIMKKPYATPVAADSDSLTTLFGNYASLSYQSCEDYNAADLSKYGLDKPAYTVAIKYYEEKKDSSSTDSSKDASSTDSTDSSKTATKVSKSLTLLIGKANEDGDYYVKTSDSNAVNVMSKSTVDKIVTVDAFSNVYKYTNLINIDNVNSIDIVSKGVTHTLSIKRETKKEDKKDVTTATYYIDNKKVEEDPFKKIYAQVITPKIQREIPQADLGKGKNETPDMTLTFHLTTTDTPFVVEFKPYDDSYDIVNSNGTELFLMDSRDIQTVLSAISTK, encoded by the coding sequence ATGGCTGGCAGTAAGCGCAAAAAAAATCTTGGATTACTGCTGCTGCTCGTTGTGATGATTCTTTTGCTAGGTGTATATTTCTGGGTGGCTAAAAATAACAACGGGAAGAAAGATGCGGCAGATGACACAGCAGATAAGAACAAAGCAATTGTTACTATGGATAGTGCCTCTATTAAGACAATTTACTTTAAAAATAAAGATTTCGAGATGACAATGAAGCTTAACAGTAAGGGTGTATGGGAGGATAAAGATAATGCTTCTTTCCCTGTAAATCAGACCTATGCCAGCAATATGCAGAGTCTCTTTACAACAATAACACCTACGAATACTCTGACGGATGATATCAGTGATTTGTCCGCCTTTGGTTTGGATAATCCTGCTATTACAGCAACCGCTACAGCAGAAGATGGGAAAGAAGTAACCATAACTGTAGGCAACGAATCACCTTTAGGCGGCGAGTATTATGCTCAGGTAAAGGGCAATAAAGCAGTATACCTTGTTAATGCGTCTTACTACAGCTATTTCGCACACACAAAGTCAGAAATGATTACGGTAGAGACACTTCCTTCTATCACTGCCGCAAATATTACAGGCCTTAGTGTAGCAGCAAAAGACGGCAAGGAATTTGATGTTGAATATGAGCCGGATTCACCCTATGATTATTCAGGTTTCAGCGATTATATTATGAAGAAGCCTTATGCAACACCGGTAGCTGCTGACAGTGACAGCTTAACCACCTTATTTGGAAACTATGCTTCTCTTTCTTATCAATCCTGTGAGGATTATAATGCTGCAGACTTAAGTAAATATGGCCTTGATAAGCCGGCTTATACAGTAGCAATTAAGTATTATGAAGAGAAGAAAGATTCCAGCTCAACGGACAGCAGCAAGGATGCCAGCAGTACTGACAGTACCGATAGCAGCAAGACAGCCACCAAAGTAAGTAAGAGTCTGACTCTATTAATTGGAAAGGCCAACGAGGATGGAGATTATTATGTTAAAACTTCGGATTCCAATGCTGTAAATGTTATGAGCAAATCAACAGTAGATAAGATTGTAACTGTTGATGCATTCAGTAATGTATATAAATATACGAACTTGATAAATATTGACAATGTAAACAGTATTGATATTGTTTCAAAGGGTGTAACTCATACTCTTTCCATTAAACGGGAAACCAAGAAAGAAGATAAGAAAGATGTTACCACTGCTACTTATTATATAGACAATAAAAAAGTAGAGGAAGATCCCTTTAAGAAGATTTATGCTCAAGTGATTACTCCAAAGATTCAAAGAGAAATCCCGCAAGCAGATTTGGGTAAAGGTAAAAATGAAACACCTGACATGACTTTAACTTTCCATCTGACTACTACGGATACACCTTTCGTGGTGGAATTCAAGCCCTATGATGACAGCTATGATATTGTAAATTCCAATGGAACGGAACTATTCCTAATGGATTCCAGAGATATTCAGACAGTTCTTAGCGCAATCAGTACCAAATAA
- a CDS encoding AraC family transcriptional regulator, protein MEQAVVYIENHLGNNIKVEDVAKAAGYSYYHLNRQFTAILGESIGSYIKKRRLADASKKLLYTDLKIIDIAIEYGFDSPEAFSRAFKAIYKTSPQSYRQNRLDTFIGSKERLDKGLLNHLVRNVTVHPKIVELPEIKVAGIRGETTLRDNRLRELWNQANSLYKQIPNRIPNARGFGICEACAENTLYTMNDDILFTEVAGTEVSSFEGLTEPFVPKVIPGGRYAVFTHRGSLQMLPQTFDYIWGTWFLTTREELDWREDFELYDKRFLGYDHPDSEVDLYIPVRHQR, encoded by the coding sequence TTGGAGCAGGCGGTTGTATATATTGAAAATCACTTAGGGAACAATATCAAGGTCGAGGATGTGGCAAAGGCTGCCGGGTATTCTTATTATCATCTAAATCGTCAATTCACAGCCATCCTTGGTGAGAGTATTGGCAGCTACATCAAGAAGCGCCGGCTGGCAGACGCATCCAAGAAGCTTCTCTATACAGACCTTAAAATTATAGATATAGCGATTGAATATGGCTTTGATTCACCAGAAGCCTTTAGCCGTGCATTCAAGGCCATTTACAAAACCAGCCCTCAGAGCTATCGTCAAAACCGTCTGGACACCTTCATTGGCAGCAAAGAACGCTTGGACAAAGGACTACTGAATCATCTGGTCCGCAATGTGACGGTCCATCCGAAGATCGTGGAGCTACCAGAGATCAAGGTCGCAGGGATTCGGGGAGAGACCACCTTGCGAGATAACCGTCTGCGAGAATTGTGGAATCAGGCTAATTCTTTATATAAACAAATTCCCAACCGAATCCCCAATGCGAGAGGTTTCGGCATCTGTGAAGCATGTGCGGAAAACACACTATACACTATGAATGACGATATCCTCTTTACCGAGGTGGCAGGTACAGAAGTATCGTCTTTTGAAGGACTAACGGAACCCTTTGTGCCAAAAGTAATCCCTGGGGGACGTTATGCGGTGTTTACCCACCGGGGCTCTCTACAGATGCTGCCCCAGACCTTTGACTACATTTGGGGAACGTGGTTTCTCACCACAAGAGAAGAATTGGACTGGCGGGAGGACTTCGAGCTTTATGATAAACGTTTCCTTGGGTATGATCATCCGGATTCTGAGGTGGATTTGTATATTCCAGTAAGGCATCAGAGGTAA
- a CDS encoding C45 family autoproteolytic acyltransferase/hydolase has translation MLKIQTYTAELAGTSYEIGYQFGKMITGIPLLQKVHTAGMEGFGSEQVEEATELFDHWCPGLTEELCGFADALMVSPEQVFFYGMTYLLPRCSHIALLPSTTAEGRPLLARNYEFSHEAEDFCLIKTSVAGKYSHMGTSVLHFGRDDGFNEHGLAVTMSSCGFPVGALPYMRAPKIKGLQFWAVTRALLENCKDVTEALKYLEGMPIAYNLNLLLLDKAGNAALIETMDGLTSVRQINSDSKEQMLYATNHALFPELQAKEPQVMAHSAKRYAYIEKQLAHQSGVTQAQLKEMLLAKYPDGLCCHYFEEYFGTTKSMVISPSEGIIDLCWGGRAENGWHTYDITKPLGNGVQDALINLEKAAPGTYDWQPLT, from the coding sequence ATGCTAAAAATACAAACCTATACCGCAGAGCTTGCTGGGACGAGCTACGAAATCGGATATCAATTTGGAAAAATGATCACTGGAATCCCACTTTTACAAAAAGTACATACTGCCGGAATGGAGGGCTTTGGTTCCGAGCAGGTTGAGGAAGCGACAGAGCTTTTTGACCACTGGTGTCCCGGTCTCACCGAAGAACTTTGCGGCTTTGCCGATGCGTTGATGGTTTCACCTGAGCAGGTGTTCTTTTACGGAATGACCTATCTGCTTCCCCGGTGCAGCCATATCGCGCTGCTGCCAAGCACCACCGCCGAGGGAAGACCCCTGCTCGCTCGCAACTACGAATTTAGTCATGAAGCTGAGGACTTCTGTCTGATAAAAACCAGTGTGGCAGGAAAGTATTCGCATATGGGTACCAGCGTACTTCACTTCGGGCGGGATGATGGTTTTAATGAGCACGGCCTCGCCGTCACCATGAGCTCCTGCGGTTTTCCGGTAGGGGCACTCCCCTATATGCGTGCACCGAAGATCAAAGGTCTTCAGTTTTGGGCAGTTACCCGCGCTCTGTTGGAAAATTGCAAGGATGTAACGGAAGCGCTCAAATATCTGGAGGGTATGCCCATCGCCTACAACCTCAACTTGCTTTTACTGGATAAGGCGGGCAATGCTGCATTGATAGAAACGATGGATGGCCTCACCTCTGTCAGGCAGATTAACTCAGATTCTAAGGAGCAGATGCTGTATGCCACAAACCATGCGCTTTTTCCTGAGCTTCAAGCAAAGGAACCTCAGGTAATGGCGCATTCAGCAAAACGGTATGCCTATATTGAAAAACAGCTTGCTCATCAAAGTGGAGTAACGCAAGCACAACTCAAAGAAATGCTGCTCGCCAAGTATCCGGATGGTTTGTGCTGTCATTACTTTGAGGAGTATTTTGGAACCACAAAGAGCATGGTGATTTCTCCATCAGAGGGTATCATTGATCTTTGTTGGGGTGGCCGGGCAGAAAATGGTTGGCACACTTATGATATTACCAAGCCATTGGGGAATGGCGTGCAAGATGCTCTGATCAATTTGGAGAAAGCAGCACCGGGTACCTATGATTGGCAGCCACTGACATAA